A stretch of Ipomoea triloba cultivar NCNSP0323 chromosome 11, ASM357664v1 DNA encodes these proteins:
- the LOC115995713 gene encoding uncharacterized protein LOC115995713: protein MSDPYERAKGGRLAFKGGDLAVRSKSIDKKKKKKKKSSADDFVSDEPLSGDAAVAASEMGSASAPDGGDNSIYTIDAAKKMKYDELFPVEAKKFGYDPKAKANSVEQALDDRVKKKADRYCK from the coding sequence ATGTCGGACCCCTACGAGAGAGCCAAAGGAGGGAGGCTGGCCTTCAAGGGAGGCGACCTCGCAGTCCGAAGCAAATCCATcgacaaaaagaagaagaaaaagaagaagtcatCCGCCGACGACTTCGTTTCCGACGAGCCCTTGTCCGGCGACGCTGCCGTTGCCGCCTCGGAAATGGGCTCGGCTTCAGCTCCTGATGGAGGAGATAACAGTATTTACACCATCGACGCCGCGAAGAAGATGAAGTACGACGAGTTGTTCCCAGTTGAAGCTAAGAAGTTCGGCTACGACCCCAAGGCTAAAGCCAATTCCGTCGAACAAGCCCTTGATGATCGGGTCAAGAAGAAAGCTGATCGCTACtgtaaataa